In the Gemmatimonadales bacterium genome, one interval contains:
- the gcvP gene encoding aminomethyl-transferring glycine dehydrogenase has translation MKNPATTFLDRHLGPRPTDADAMLNSLGYPSLDGLIDAVVPADIRTSAALDIPAAVSETEALAELAERAAANEVFRSWLGMGYSNCHVPGVIQRNILENPGWYTAYTPYQPEIAQGRLEALLNFQTVVSDLTGLPVASASLLDEATAAAEAFGVALGVTTVKGDKTFLIDSRCHPQTIAVVETRAEARDVRIVVADPNDFLFDPSVIGCLLQYPCTEGSVRDLASVAAQAHGVKALVAVATDLLALTKLQAPGDWGADLAVGNTQRFGVPLGYGGPHAAFMAASDALKRHLPGRLIGVSKDREGKMALRMALQTREQHIRREKATSNICTAQVLLAVMAGMYAVYHGPEGLLHIANRTHRFAKLLAKRITAAGHRLAHRAYFDTIAIDVDPAAAAGIHAAALERRINLRAISPTRIGIALDETTTVADLNDILACFAADAAPITETAEAIDDAIPSALVRTSAFLTHPIFHRYRSETDMLRYIRKLEARDLSLTAAMIPLGSCTMKLNATAEMVGVSWPAFGGIHPFAPREQAAGYQQLFSELEAWLSSITGFARVSLQPNAGSQGEFAGLMVIRAYHKARGDKHRTVCLIPQSAHGTNPASAVMAGFDVVVTKTDAQGNIDIEDLRKQALAHADRLGALMVTYPSTHGVFESGIREICQIIHDHGGQVYMDGANMNAQVGLTSPGVIGADVCHLNLHKTFCIPHGGGGPGMGPIGVAAHLAPYLPTHPVIPVGGPESCGTISAAPWGSPSILPISWVYIRMMGPDGLTQATKYAILNANYLAKRLAEHYKVLYTGRDGLVAHECIVDFRPFKGSAGLEVEDVAKRLIDYGFHPPTVSFPVAGTLMIEPTESESKEEIDRFCDALASIREEIREIESGAAERGNNLLFHAPHTLQLVAGDEWNRPYSRERAGFPSAAVRGHKIWPTVSRIDGAYGDRNLVCACPPIEEYIS, from the coding sequence ATGAAGAATCCCGCTACGACATTCCTCGACCGCCATCTCGGGCCCCGGCCAACCGACGCCGACGCGATGTTGAACAGCCTGGGCTACCCGAGCCTCGACGGGCTGATCGACGCCGTCGTGCCGGCGGATATTCGCACCTCCGCCGCGCTCGACATCCCTGCCGCCGTGAGTGAGACGGAAGCCCTGGCCGAGCTGGCGGAACGCGCCGCGGCCAACGAAGTCTTCCGCTCCTGGCTGGGCATGGGATACTCGAACTGCCACGTGCCCGGCGTGATCCAGCGTAACATCCTGGAAAACCCGGGCTGGTACACGGCCTACACACCCTATCAGCCCGAGATTGCGCAGGGCCGGCTCGAGGCGCTGCTCAACTTCCAGACGGTCGTGAGCGACCTGACGGGCCTGCCGGTGGCCAGCGCGTCCCTACTCGACGAAGCCACCGCCGCAGCCGAAGCGTTCGGAGTCGCACTCGGCGTCACGACGGTCAAGGGCGACAAGACCTTCCTGATCGACAGCCGCTGTCACCCCCAGACGATTGCGGTCGTCGAGACCCGTGCCGAAGCCCGCGACGTTCGCATCGTCGTGGCCGATCCGAATGACTTCCTCTTCGATCCGTCGGTCATCGGCTGCCTGCTGCAGTATCCCTGCACCGAAGGCAGCGTGCGCGACCTGGCGTCGGTCGCTGCGCAGGCGCACGGCGTCAAAGCCCTGGTGGCGGTGGCCACCGACCTGCTCGCCTTGACCAAGCTCCAGGCCCCCGGCGACTGGGGCGCCGACCTGGCCGTCGGCAACACCCAGCGTTTCGGCGTGCCGCTGGGCTACGGCGGACCCCACGCCGCCTTCATGGCCGCTTCCGACGCGCTCAAGCGGCACCTGCCTGGCCGACTGATCGGCGTCTCCAAGGATCGCGAAGGCAAGATGGCGCTCCGGATGGCGCTGCAGACCCGCGAGCAGCACATCCGACGCGAGAAGGCCACCAGCAACATTTGCACGGCGCAGGTGCTGCTCGCGGTCATGGCGGGGATGTACGCGGTCTATCACGGCCCGGAGGGCTTGCTACACATTGCCAACCGGACACACCGCTTCGCCAAGTTGCTCGCCAAGCGAATTACCGCGGCGGGACACCGCCTGGCGCACCGGGCCTATTTCGATACCATCGCGATCGATGTCGATCCGGCAGCCGCCGCAGGCATTCATGCTGCCGCGCTCGAGCGCCGCATCAACTTGCGCGCCATCAGCCCGACCCGGATCGGCATCGCGCTCGACGAGACCACCACGGTCGCCGATCTGAACGACATCCTTGCCTGCTTCGCAGCGGACGCGGCACCGATCACAGAGACCGCCGAAGCGATCGACGATGCGATTCCCTCGGCGCTGGTGCGGACCTCAGCGTTCCTGACCCATCCGATTTTCCATCGCTACCGGTCGGAAACCGACATGCTCCGGTACATCCGGAAGCTCGAAGCCCGCGACCTCTCGCTCACGGCCGCGATGATTCCGCTCGGCTCCTGCACCATGAAGCTCAACGCGACGGCCGAGATGGTCGGGGTATCGTGGCCGGCATTCGGGGGCATCCACCCCTTTGCGCCGCGGGAGCAGGCCGCCGGCTACCAGCAGCTCTTCAGCGAGCTCGAAGCATGGCTCTCGTCCATCACCGGATTCGCCCGGGTGTCGCTGCAGCCGAACGCCGGCTCGCAGGGCGAGTTTGCCGGACTCATGGTGATCCGCGCCTACCACAAGGCCCGCGGCGACAAGCACCGGACGGTCTGCCTGATTCCGCAGTCGGCCCACGGCACCAATCCGGCCAGCGCCGTGATGGCCGGGTTCGATGTCGTGGTCACCAAGACCGATGCGCAGGGCAACATCGACATCGAGGACCTGCGCAAGCAGGCCTTGGCCCACGCCGACCGGCTCGGCGCGCTGATGGTGACCTATCCGTCGACGCACGGCGTCTTCGAGAGCGGCATTCGTGAGATCTGTCAGATCATTCATGATCATGGCGGCCAGGTCTACATGGACGGCGCCAACATGAACGCCCAGGTCGGCCTGACCTCGCCAGGGGTCATCGGCGCCGACGTCTGCCATCTGAACCTCCACAAGACGTTCTGCATTCCGCACGGCGGCGGCGGCCCGGGCATGGGACCGATCGGTGTGGCAGCGCACCTGGCGCCGTACCTGCCGACCCACCCGGTCATTCCGGTCGGCGGCCCCGAAAGCTGCGGAACCATCTCGGCGGCTCCCTGGGGCAGCCCGTCGATCCTGCCGATCAGCTGGGTCTACATCCGGATGATGGGCCCCGACGGCCTGACCCAGGCGACGAAGTACGCTATCCTCAACGCCAATTACCTGGCCAAGCGCCTGGCCGAGCACTACAAGGTGCTCTACACCGGCCGCGACGGGTTGGTGGCGCACGAGTGCATCGTCGACTTCCGCCCCTTCAAGGGGTCGGCCGGTCTCGAGGTCGAAGATGTCGCCAAGCGGCTGATCGACTACGGGTTCCATCCGCCGACGGTGTCGTTCCCGGTGGCGGGCACTCTGATGATCGAGCCGACCGAGAGCGAGTCCAAGGAAGAGATCGATCGCTTCTGTGACGCGCTGGCATCGATCCGCGAAGAGATTCGCGAAATCGAGTCCGGAGCAGCCGAGCGGGGCAACAACCTGCTCTTCCACGCACCGCACACCCTGCAGCTGGTGGCGGGCGACGAGTGGAACCGTCCCTACTCGCGCGAGCGCGCCGGCTTCCCGTCGGCAGCTGTGCGTGGTCACAAAATCTGGCCGACGGTGTCGCGTATCGATGGCGCCTACGGCGATCGGAACCTGGTCTGCGCTTGCCCGCCGATCGAGGAGTACATATCGTAA
- a CDS encoding DbpA RNA binding domain-containing protein has protein sequence MSDVELTNPPVSGSLEAFGVASAAAVAARGNSLVLAAPPAPAYTLPVLAALLGRPAESAEAGPVLVIAPDASLEAWGQAVALAGRQAGITVAVAPNPSRAAHHLASSRVAALVLSLATTTELLRRSQLRTDGIRGVVIIWPELELSDEGFVPIFADLPKETQRVVVTTDPAGTATFAERYAWRAPTMGPLANPTQPAQLGRVRGAAVRWDDRLAAVARAADLLNLDEVEVWTASADSHEALTERLAGHGVTARPVAGAIPAGPATIFFDAPPPELLAQAALDTSVVLIAPGAERYFARIAGRIDPLTLPGGLDQAERAIQEDRRAIRSRLEGPIDRGAYATVAPLLDRWSGAEVAVAVQSLWTEARTRAPAPAATSAPLTSPHPKVWINLGRKDGATPAELLSVVLGAGVKRDTLGRLELRDGFSLVEMTSEFDAINAAEKLAGHEYKGRRLAARLDRSRESDSRDRDSRDRESRDRAPRDRKPRDGSRPPRRPA, from the coding sequence GTGTCCGACGTCGAACTGACCAACCCGCCGGTGAGCGGGTCGCTGGAAGCCTTTGGGGTAGCATCCGCCGCCGCCGTAGCCGCCCGCGGCAACAGCCTCGTCTTGGCTGCCCCGCCGGCCCCGGCCTACACCCTTCCCGTCCTTGCCGCCCTGCTCGGGCGCCCGGCCGAATCGGCCGAGGCGGGACCGGTCCTGGTCATCGCCCCGGACGCGTCCCTCGAAGCCTGGGGCCAGGCCGTTGCGCTGGCCGGTCGACAAGCCGGCATCACGGTCGCCGTCGCGCCGAATCCCAGTCGGGCCGCGCACCACCTCGCCTCCAGCCGCGTTGCCGCGCTGGTCCTGTCCCTCGCCACCACCACCGAACTGCTCCGCCGCAGCCAGCTGCGCACCGATGGGATCCGGGGCGTGGTCATCATCTGGCCTGAACTGGAGCTGTCCGACGAAGGCTTCGTGCCGATCTTTGCCGACCTGCCGAAGGAAACCCAGCGGGTCGTCGTGACGACCGACCCGGCAGGGACCGCCACCTTCGCCGAACGCTACGCTTGGCGCGCACCGACCATGGGGCCGCTGGCCAACCCGACCCAGCCGGCGCAGCTCGGCCGGGTCCGCGGTGCCGCGGTCCGCTGGGATGACCGGCTCGCCGCCGTGGCCCGCGCCGCCGACCTGCTCAACCTGGACGAGGTCGAAGTCTGGACCGCGTCGGCCGACTCGCACGAGGCGCTGACCGAACGACTCGCCGGGCATGGTGTCACCGCCCGACCGGTGGCCGGCGCCATTCCCGCCGGACCGGCCACGATCTTTTTCGATGCCCCCCCGCCGGAACTGCTCGCCCAGGCCGCCCTCGACACGAGCGTCGTGCTGATTGCCCCGGGCGCCGAGCGCTACTTTGCCCGGATTGCCGGGCGGATCGACCCACTGACGCTGCCCGGCGGCCTCGACCAGGCCGAGCGAGCCATTCAGGAAGATCGGCGCGCCATCCGCTCCCGACTGGAAGGCCCGATCGATCGGGGAGCTTACGCCACCGTCGCCCCGCTGCTGGACCGCTGGAGCGGCGCCGAGGTGGCGGTGGCCGTCCAGAGCCTCTGGACCGAAGCCCGGACCCGAGCACCCGCGCCCGCAGCCACAAGCGCGCCGCTGACGTCGCCCCATCCCAAGGTCTGGATCAATCTCGGTCGCAAAGACGGTGCAACCCCGGCCGAGCTGCTCAGCGTGGTCCTCGGCGCCGGCGTCAAGCGAGACACGCTTGGTCGGCTGGAACTCCGCGATGGCTTCTCACTCGTGGAAATGACGAGCGAGTTCGACGCGATCAACGCCGCCGAGAAGCTCGCCGGCCACGAGTACAAGGGACGCCGCCTGGCGGCGCGACTCGACCGGAGCCGCGAGAGCGACTCTCGCGATCGTGATTCACGGGATCGCGAATCGCGGGACCGGGCGCCGCGAGACCGGAAGCCCCGAGACGGCAGCCGTCCCCCGCGACGACCGGCTTGA
- the gcvH gene encoding glycine cleavage system protein GcvH, translated as MANVPDDLRYTAEHEWIRQTGEAGVIEIGITEYAQGELGDVVFVNLPKVGDTFSTHQAFGTIEAVKAVSDLYSPVAGEVVEVNGALDTDPALVNRTPFSDGWMIRLKASNPAELDGLLDAAAYRSHIGA; from the coding sequence GTGGCCAACGTCCCGGACGACCTCCGCTATACCGCCGAACACGAATGGATTCGCCAGACGGGCGAGGCCGGCGTGATCGAAATCGGTATCACTGAATACGCACAAGGCGAGCTGGGTGACGTCGTCTTCGTCAATCTGCCCAAAGTGGGCGACACCTTTTCGACCCATCAGGCCTTCGGCACGATCGAAGCTGTCAAAGCCGTTTCCGACCTGTACTCGCCGGTTGCCGGTGAGGTCGTCGAGGTCAACGGCGCGCTGGACACCGATCCGGCCCTCGTCAACCGGACGCCGTTCTCCGATGGTTGGATGATTCGGCTCAAAGCGTCGAACCCGGCAGAGCTCGACGGGCTGCTCGACGCAGCTGCGTATCGATCCCACATCGGCGCCTAA
- a CDS encoding ABC transporter permease → MTGSLFATLLAAWRAPSGKAGFLLLLALVLFALIGPLVLPDPTAMPDLGAAAEGPSLSHPFGTDGMSRDVLARVATGARISLSIAVIAVLLSLTIGTAVGLAAGFLGGVVDSVLMRIVDAALAVPRLFILLLLLVVWERMPIPVLILVIGATGWFGTSRLVRGEVLRLRSEGYLQAAQALGAGRFRTIFRHLLPNVTGVILVSATLSIGDVILLEAGLSYLGVGVQPPTPSWGVMVFDARNAMTTAPWTLFFPGIAVVVTVLATSLVSDALRAAFDPRSA, encoded by the coding sequence ATGACCGGCTCACTTTTCGCCACGCTGCTCGCGGCCTGGCGGGCGCCGTCGGGCAAGGCGGGGTTCCTGCTCCTCCTGGCGCTAGTCCTCTTTGCCCTGATCGGCCCGCTCGTGCTGCCGGACCCGACCGCAATGCCGGATCTGGGCGCCGCCGCCGAAGGACCGAGCCTGAGCCACCCCTTCGGCACCGATGGCATGAGCCGAGATGTCCTGGCACGCGTGGCAACCGGAGCCCGGATCTCCCTCTCGATCGCGGTCATCGCCGTGCTCCTTTCGCTCACCATCGGCACCGCGGTGGGCCTCGCTGCCGGATTTCTGGGCGGCGTGGTCGATTCGGTCCTGATGCGTATCGTCGACGCGGCGCTCGCGGTGCCGCGCCTCTTCATCCTGCTACTCCTCCTGGTCGTCTGGGAACGCATGCCGATTCCGGTGCTGATCCTCGTCATCGGCGCCACCGGCTGGTTCGGCACCAGTCGCTTGGTCCGCGGCGAGGTGCTCCGGCTCCGGTCGGAAGGCTACCTCCAGGCGGCGCAGGCGCTCGGCGCCGGGCGATTCCGGACTATCTTTCGGCATCTCCTCCCCAACGTGACCGGGGTCATTCTGGTGAGTGCCACGCTGAGCATCGGCGACGTCATCCTGCTCGAAGCCGGACTTTCCTACCTGGGCGTCGGCGTGCAACCGCCCACCCCGTCGTGGGGTGTCATGGTATTCGACGCTCGCAACGCGATGACGACCGCGCCGTGGACCCTGTTCTTCCCGGGTATCGCGGTTGTCGTGACCGTGCTGGCCACGAGTCTCGTGAGCGACGCGCTCCGCGCCGCCTTCGACCCCCGCAGCGCATGA
- the coaE gene encoding dephospho-CoA kinase (Dephospho-CoA kinase (CoaE) performs the final step in coenzyme A biosynthesis.), translating to MLSVGLTGNVASGKSSVARMFAEWGAVVIDADAIVHELQQPGTAVFKAMVEEFGREILAADGTLDRGVLRALIFNDPAARKKLNAITHPAVRARRDGIMAEARQAGTPIVVQDIPLLFEVLDPASFDAVVLVDAPIETRRARMERIRGLDPETAQAMIEAQIPSEEKRARATYVIDNDGSLDDLEARARAVWTDLIRRANGLSA from the coding sequence ATGCTCAGCGTCGGCCTCACCGGCAATGTCGCCTCGGGCAAGTCGTCAGTGGCCCGAATGTTTGCCGAGTGGGGCGCCGTCGTCATCGATGCCGATGCCATCGTCCACGAGCTGCAGCAGCCTGGCACGGCGGTGTTCAAGGCCATGGTGGAGGAGTTCGGCCGGGAGATTCTGGCGGCGGACGGCACCCTCGACCGCGGGGTGCTCCGCGCCTTGATCTTCAACGACCCGGCGGCGCGCAAAAAGCTCAACGCCATTACCCACCCCGCCGTACGGGCCCGCCGCGACGGCATCATGGCCGAGGCTCGCCAGGCCGGCACTCCAATCGTGGTCCAAGACATTCCGCTGCTCTTCGAAGTACTCGACCCCGCGAGCTTCGATGCGGTGGTGCTGGTCGATGCTCCGATCGAAACCCGTCGCGCCCGGATGGAACGGATCCGCGGCCTCGACCCGGAAACCGCGCAAGCGATGATCGAGGCGCAGATTCCATCCGAGGAAAAACGCGCCCGCGCCACCTACGTAATCGACAACGACGGCAGCCTCGACGACCTCGAAGCTCGCGCGCGCGCCGTCTGGACCGACCTGATCCGGCGGGCCAACGGTCTCTCGGCTTGA
- a CDS encoding peptide ABC transporter substrate-binding protein: MPARSTLAGLLVMLVAAPAAAQRDGQSGTISIVIGAEPTLPVPTLSLAKANTDVASLLFLPLARLGRRMVTTDEKSYEPALARSWRRTDSVTLVFELDERARWHDGTPVTPRDVVWSVNRARDSTVSPTYALLLRNIASVTATGPRQVTFRFRHAYGDQMFDAVSNAVPLPAHLLDTIPAARLASSAYVSRPVGNGPFRWGRLEPGRQLELAAVPDFFLGAPKLHRVVFLVVRAAEAQLNLVLDGTADAYEASLLPRQITPIMEQPHLDIKTQSSFSVGYLLFNQRAAGNRSQPHPILADREVRHAISLAIDRQRLVRSVFGPYASIVDGPMGQATWIRRHTAKGPAFDPAEARRILASRGWRDSDGDGYLDKDGARLTLRLIYPGTSTPRVSMAEPIQAMLRQVGIQVELQRLDGPVWAERRGKGEFDIDFSQATLVPTPAGLVQSWSCAGVGGSNVGSACNPSFDEAYAAAVRATGSAAAERWHDAIAILQRDYPAVFLYSPAQALVVHRRYRDVSIRPDGTWTDLWRWSVDPARRIARDQR, from the coding sequence ATGCCTGCTCGTTCAACACTGGCAGGGCTGCTGGTCATGCTGGTGGCTGCCCCGGCGGCCGCCCAGCGCGACGGGCAGTCCGGCACCATTTCGATCGTCATCGGCGCCGAACCAACGCTGCCGGTGCCGACCCTCTCGCTGGCCAAGGCCAACACGGACGTAGCCAGCCTGCTCTTCCTGCCCCTGGCTCGGCTGGGGCGGCGGATGGTCACAACCGACGAGAAGAGTTACGAGCCCGCCCTGGCGCGCTCCTGGCGACGGACCGACTCGGTCACCCTCGTCTTTGAACTCGACGAGCGGGCGCGGTGGCACGACGGCACCCCGGTCACGCCGCGGGATGTGGTCTGGAGCGTGAATCGGGCGCGAGATTCGACGGTCTCGCCCACCTACGCGCTGCTGCTGCGGAACATCGCATCGGTCACGGCGACGGGACCCCGGCAGGTCACCTTCCGGTTCCGTCACGCCTATGGTGACCAGATGTTCGACGCCGTCTCGAACGCGGTGCCGCTTCCTGCGCACCTCCTCGACACCATCCCGGCGGCCCGGCTGGCCTCATCGGCCTACGTGTCCCGACCGGTCGGCAACGGGCCCTTTCGCTGGGGCAGACTCGAACCGGGTCGCCAGCTCGAGCTCGCCGCCGTGCCCGACTTCTTCCTGGGCGCCCCCAAGCTTCATCGGGTCGTCTTCCTGGTGGTGCGCGCCGCCGAAGCCCAGCTCAACCTGGTGCTCGACGGCACCGCAGACGCGTACGAAGCGTCGCTGCTGCCGCGCCAGATCACGCCGATCATGGAGCAGCCGCACCTCGATATCAAAACGCAGTCGTCGTTCAGCGTGGGGTATCTGCTGTTCAACCAGCGGGCCGCCGGCAATCGCAGCCAGCCCCATCCGATCCTGGCCGATCGCGAGGTTCGCCACGCGATCTCCCTCGCAATCGATCGCCAGCGCCTGGTCCGGTCGGTCTTCGGACCCTACGCATCGATCGTCGACGGCCCGATGGGACAGGCCACCTGGATTCGTCGTCACACCGCCAAAGGCCCGGCGTTCGACCCGGCGGAGGCCCGCCGGATCCTGGCGTCGCGCGGCTGGCGCGACAGCGACGGTGACGGTTATCTCGACAAAGACGGCGCACGGCTGACCCTGCGCCTGATCTACCCTGGCACCAGCACGCCGCGGGTCAGCATGGCCGAGCCGATTCAGGCCATGCTTCGCCAGGTCGGCATCCAGGTCGAGCTGCAGCGGCTCGACGGACCGGTCTGGGCCGAGCGTCGGGGCAAAGGTGAGTTCGACATCGACTTCTCGCAGGCAACCCTGGTGCCGACCCCGGCCGGGCTGGTGCAGAGCTGGTCGTGCGCCGGCGTGGGCGGAAGTAACGTCGGATCAGCCTGCAACCCGAGCTTCGATGAAGCCTACGCTGCGGCCGTTCGGGCCACCGGCTCGGCGGCGGCAGAGCGGTGGCATGATGCCATCGCCATCCTGCAGCGCGATTACCCCGCAGTCTTCCTCTACTCCCCGGCCCAGGCGCTCGTGGTGCACCGCCGCTACCGCGACGTCAGCATCCGCCCGGACGGCACCTGGACCGATCTCTGGCGCTGGTCGGTCGATCCGGCTCGCCGGATCGCACGGGATCAGCGTTAG
- a CDS encoding ABC transporter permease: MTRWLIRRLLQAAATFAVVAVLLFILMRLAPGDPLARLTDDRPVAPAERARLEAIFGLDQPIATQLTGFLSAAVRGDFGVSIEYYPVRVGDLVQSRLGPSLLLGVTVLLVNLTLGVWLGVLQARRRGSRLDRWLTRISLAGYAAPSFWLALVLVSLFAIKWRLLPAAQMTDPLLPADAGWLVRTGDLLAHLVLPTVTLSVVTLAATMRYQRSAMLEVLRLDFVRAAYARGLTERTVIWRHAWRNALFPVLTLLGLWLPVLVSGAVFVESVFNWPGLGSLAAGAIATRDYPVLMATSLLVSGAVLMGGVLTDLAYQALDPRTRAE, from the coding sequence GTGACCCGCTGGCTGATCCGCCGTCTGCTCCAGGCCGCCGCCACCTTTGCCGTGGTGGCGGTCCTCCTCTTCATCCTGATGCGGCTCGCCCCAGGCGATCCGCTGGCCCGCCTGACCGATGACCGCCCCGTCGCCCCGGCCGAACGGGCCCGCCTCGAAGCCATCTTCGGGCTCGATCAGCCGATCGCTACGCAGCTGACTGGGTTCTTGTCCGCAGCGGTACGCGGCGATTTCGGTGTCTCGATCGAGTATTATCCCGTCCGCGTCGGCGACCTGGTCCAGAGCCGGCTCGGCCCGTCACTCCTGCTCGGTGTGACGGTCCTGCTCGTCAATCTGACGCTCGGCGTCTGGCTCGGCGTGCTGCAGGCCAGGCGGCGCGGCTCTCGGCTCGATCGATGGTTGACCCGGATCTCGCTGGCCGGCTATGCGGCGCCGAGTTTCTGGCTCGCCCTGGTGCTGGTGTCGCTCTTTGCCATCAAGTGGCGCCTGCTGCCAGCTGCGCAAATGACCGACCCGCTGCTCCCGGCCGACGCGGGCTGGCTGGTCCGCACCGGCGACCTCCTGGCCCACCTGGTGCTGCCCACCGTTACCCTGTCCGTCGTCACCCTCGCCGCGACGATGCGCTACCAGCGGAGCGCCATGCTCGAGGTTCTCCGCCTCGACTTCGTCCGCGCGGCCTACGCGCGCGGCCTGACCGAGCGAACCGTGATCTGGCGGCATGCCTGGCGCAACGCGCTCTTCCCGGTCCTGACGCTGCTCGGACTCTGGCTCCCGGTCCTCGTATCAGGTGCGGTCTTCGTCGAGTCGGTCTTCAACTGGCCCGGACTCGGCTCCCTCGCAGCTGGCGCCATTGCAACTCGCGACTATCCGGTCCTGATGGCAACCTCGCTGCTCGTGTCCGGCGCCGTGCTGATGGGCGGCGTGCTGACCGATCTGGCGTATCAGGCCCTCGATCCGAGGACGCGAGCCGAATGA
- a CDS encoding thymidine kinase codes for MYHASRTGTIEVIAGVMFSGKSEELIRRVRRALIARRRVQVFKSHLDDRYGGVARVSSHNGADIEAVPIDSAAEIFRQVRPDTEVVAIDEAQFLDHGVTAVATSLAERGVRVILAGTDTDFRGQPFGQMGPLMAVAEDVTKLQAICVVCGDLACRNQRLIGGRPARWDSPTIMVGGTEAYEARCRRCHRVPRQDEDQTRIL; via the coding sequence ATGTATCACGCCTCGCGTACCGGCACCATCGAGGTCATTGCCGGTGTCATGTTCAGCGGCAAGAGCGAAGAGCTGATCCGGCGGGTGCGGCGGGCGTTGATTGCCCGCCGCCGCGTCCAGGTCTTCAAGAGCCACCTCGACGACCGCTACGGCGGCGTGGCCCGCGTCTCGAGTCATAACGGCGCCGACATCGAGGCCGTTCCGATCGACTCGGCCGCCGAGATTTTTCGGCAGGTACGGCCCGATACCGAAGTCGTCGCGATCGACGAGGCACAGTTCCTCGACCATGGAGTGACCGCCGTGGCCACCTCGCTGGCCGAGCGCGGCGTTCGGGTCATCCTGGCCGGAACAGATACTGATTTTCGCGGGCAGCCTTTCGGCCAAATGGGACCGCTGATGGCGGTGGCCGAAGACGTCACCAAGCTGCAGGCCATCTGTGTCGTCTGCGGCGACCTCGCCTGTCGCAACCAGCGGCTCATCGGCGGTCGGCCCGCGCGCTGGGACTCGCCCACGATCATGGTGGGCGGCACCGAAGCGTACGAAGCGCGCTGCCGCCGCTGCCATCGGGTGCCCAGGCAGGACGAAGACCAGACCAGGATTCTGTAG